The sequence GCCACAGTTTTCGCGGTTCATCGCGGCTGATGGCGACGACCGGGCCGTTGACATCCATGCCGGCTTCGAGCCCCAGGTTCTGCGAAGTGCTGTCCGGCTTGCTGGTCAGATGGACGTACCACGTTTGCGGGTCCGAGGTGACATACAGCGAGCGGGCAGGGGAGTCGGCGACTTCGGTCGTGAAGAAGACCGGATTCTCCGAGCGGGGATCGAGCAGCCGGAGTGTTCCTGGCCCGACATCGAAGAGCGCGAGCCGTTCGTGGTCGAGCTGAGCGAGGGCGATCGAGCCGCTGACATTCAGCGACCACAGCGTGCGGCCCGCCTTGAGATCGAACCCGAGCAGTCGGCCCGATTGCATGTTAATTCGTTCCCAAAGCACGACCACAGAGCCGCTGAGGGCGCGAAGTTCATCGTGAATTGGCAGGTCGACTTTCCGCGACTGTCCCCCATCAACCAGGCGAACGGTTTCGCAGTAGCGTCCGGAACTCGGCAGAATGAAGAGCGAATCGTCCTCGGCCCAGACGACCGGCTGCTCCGATTCGGGCCGCTGCATTTCCCACTGGGTCGTTCCGGTGAGCGGATTGATGACGCGGATGCGATCGCCATCGCGGATCGGCAGATGCTGATCGACGGGCGGCGTGAGCTGACCCGCTTCAACGCTCCAGCCGGCCATCAACGGCGTCGGGCCGAGCACATGCACAACCGGCGAGGGGAGGAAGCCGCGACCCTGCAGGTCTCCCGATCCATACCGCAGCGACCACGTCGGCTTGGCGGCGTACTTGGAAGACAGATCAAAGCCGTTCAAGCCGTAGATCTCGCCGTCGGTCTGGAAGATGCCCAGATGCCCCTGCAGATGCAGCCGATGCGAAGTGCTGCGGCCGATTTCAGTTCCGAGATGAAACCGCCACTGCTCCTTGCCCCGCTCATCGAAACCGGTGATCAGTTCGAGGGTCTGCAGCAGAGAAAAGGTCCAGTCCTCCCAGGGAGAATGTTGATACACCTTGAGCGGCACGGTGACGGCGATATCGCCCCGCGAGCCCGCTACCTGGTCCGGGTTCACGTTCACGTTGTAGGCATACCGGGCAGGTTCGACCGGTTCCGGGCTGAGAAGTTTCTGCAGGGAAGGATGCTGCGTCTGCCACATCTCAACGAGCTGTTGTCCGGTCTGTTGCTGGAGCGCCGGGGTATTGGGGAAGTCCTGCCGGAGTCGAGCGGCAAAGCGAGCAGCGGCTGCACTTCGGTCGCGGCTGAGCAGAAGCTCGGTCATGCGGGCCAGCGTCTCGGCTTGAAACTCGAGGGAGCCGTGACTGATAAGCCAGAGCAGATGTCGTTCAAGGAGCAGCGGATTCGATGAGGCATCGAGCAGGCGACAGACCGTGAGACGATATTCCGACTCCAGTCCTGGCAGCACGAATAACGGATGATAGTGGAGCAGTGTCTCCGGCGCGGTCGTGTTCTGCAGCAGCGTCCGGGCGGAGGCGAGCAGTTCCGCACGCTGAGTGTCATTGCAGTCGTTGTACAGATCGAGCACCATCCCGCTGGCGAGACTGGCAATGCTGACGTGGCGCATTGCCGTGACCGAAATCAGCTCTCCGGAATCCTTCCGCGAGTCGAGCAGTGATCGAACGACTTCGAAGCCCTGCACGGGCCGGTTGAGTTTCCGCAGGGCCTGAACATAGCGAAAGACCATCTCCGCCGAGTGGTCGGTCGAGACCATCAACCGGGCGAGTTCCTGAATGGTTCGCTCGTCGAGTTCCAGAGTCGCACCGTCGGCGGTGAGCAGCGTGCGGGTAATCTGACGGGCGACCTGAGCAGACTGGTCCAGTGAGTAAGCCTGTTGAAGTAGACTCAACCCCTGTTGAATATCCCCCTGGTGCAGATGCAGCTGTCCTTCGAGAGCCAGTTGCGTGGCATTCCGGGGCGTGTCCGCTTCGGGGGAGAACTCCTGTTGCAACTGAGTAAGCGACTTGAATGCGGTCAGCTTGCCTTCGCCCACTGCGTGCAGCTGGTCCTCACTCACGAACAGATTGCCCAGCGGAGCGGAATGCTGACTGGCAGCGAGCAGCTTGCCGGTTGTGGGGTCAATTGACCAGAGTTCGTCGCTTTGCAGTGGCAAGTCGTAAGTGTTGCCCCGGAAAACGCCTCGCCCGGCTGGCGGATCTCCCGCCAGCGGCAACGTCCAGATCTCCTTTCCATCCCGGGAGAGCGCCCGCACGGAACGCTTGCCGACGATCAGGATCTGGCCCGAAGGAGAGACATCAACGAACATTCCGTCCTGCCGGGGTTCGAGCCAGAGTTGCTGACCGGAATGCAGATCGATCGCAATCAGATCTTGACTGTCGGTCGGGGCGACCAGGAGCACATCGCCGGAGACGACCGGCACGGTATCCTGCCAGTGGTCGCCATCGAGGAGATCGACGGCTCGCTGCATACTCCGTGCTCCGCGGCGGTCAATCCGATCGAACGGGGAGCGGCCGTAGGAATTCTCGAATTTCAGATAAGGCATCATCCAGGCGATCTCACGAAGATGCAGATCGATGGCCACGATGCTTCCGGAATTGGTCGAGCAGATCAGGTACGGAGCCATATAGGTCGGCATCGCTCCGGCCAGTCGACGCGGACGGTCTTCCAGAATCGGAGTGAGCGGATGAGCCAGAGGCTGCATCCAGAGGACCCGTCCATTCCGACCGTCGAGTTCAACCAGAAACAGTTCGGCTCCATTCTCGGTCATCACGAACAGCGAGTCGTTCACGATCGTCGGAGGCCCGAGGAAATAGTGACCGGCCAGATCGGGATCGCCCCCCTGGCCGTGAATTCCTCCGATCTGCCAGCGGATCTGTCCGGTCTCCAGGTCGAACGCGGTCAACAGATTGGAGTCCGTTGGCGTGATCGCCACGTTTGAGGCATCCCGAACGATGCCCACCACAGGCCGGGTCGTGGCCAGTCCGTTACCGCGGACGGCATACACGCGTTTCCCGTCACTGCTGAGTGTGCTCGAAACAAGATCGGCCACGAGATGCTGCCAGATATAATCGCGCAGTTCCGAGACGCTGCCGTTCTCGATCACGTTCGCCCGTTCGATCAGGCTTTCATTGAGCAGGAACTCGAACACGCGATCGCCGGTCGAAGATCTCCACAGGAGTTGACCATCGTCCCGCGAGAACGCCGCGACGTTCCCGAAGCTGCTCACGATGATCCGGTCCTCGACGATAATGGGATGCCAGGCCGGCAGCGTGGTCAGCTCCCGGTGATGGAGCCCTTCAATGAGTGCTTCGATCAGTTCCGAGACCCAGTTCGCACGCGGCAGTCGTTCAGGGAGCAGATGAGGCAACAGATCGGTCTGCCAGCTTTGTTCAGGCAGCATGTTGTAGTCAGCCGCGTGTTGTTTTCGGGCGGCGTCACGACGATACATGGTCCAGTTCGCCGGAGCGAGCGGCGTCTCTGTCGTCGACTGTGCAGCCAGCTCGTCGTGACGGGCTGCGATGAACTCTCGAAGCTGCTCGCCGGAAAGTTGCTGCCCGCCGATCTTCACCGGTTTGTCGCCCAGTCGCTCCGCGAGAAAGTCGTTCGCCTGATCGACCGACAGCAGTTGGGAAATGCAGATCGCCGTCTGGAGATCGAGGGCGGGGGACAGCGTTTTTGTGTGCCGCTCGATCATCATCAGTCGCTGAAACAGCATCAGGCTGGCCGTGAAGTTTCCGCGGTCCAGGTAGTAATTCGCCAGTTTATAGGCAGCCGTGCCTCCTGATTTCGTATGCAGATAACGCCGGCTCGCTTCCTGAAGAAGCGACGCATCGCCGGTCTGCTCCCACTGGGAAATAAGATGCCGACAGTCGGGATCGAACTGCGTGTCGTAAGCTTTCAGAATCTCGGGCGAAAGGTCTTCGACCCACGGAATCAAATTTCGTTTCAGACTCGACTCGGCTTCCCCGGTGACGACCACGAAGTCGGACGGGTAGTCGATGACGGACTGCAGGGCAGTGGCCGCATCGAGTGTGCGGTCGGCGGCGATCAGGTTCTCCAGAGTTTGAAACCGTCGCTGGAAGTCGGTTTCGACATCGACGCGATACCAGCCGGAAATGTCGTCGGGGTCCTGGTCGTCGATGATGATCGGATCAAGAATCTGCAGCGGCTGGCCCCATGCAGACGGCACAGCCACAGAGCAGAACACGAGAACGGTCGCGAGTCGGAGGCTCCAGCGAACAGTCCGGGAACAGAGGCGGGGGACAGGAGCTGGAAGTTTCACGCTCGTCATGCTGCGTACTTTGCTCGGTTCTACTGGAAAAATGGCATTGTGAACCACCGCTGGCCCATCAAATTGTCCCCGTGTCATCATTCATTCTAGTTCAGCCTCATGCGGTACTCAATTCCCTGTCCGATCGGAGTGCAGATCCGCGCTGCTCAGAGTTTCCACATGAGTCCGTACCGAGGCCGCCAGAGCGTCGCGGTCGTATCCACCTTCAAGAAGGGAGACGATCCGGGTTTTGGCGTGCGTCCGTGCGATTTCGCCGACAAATCGAGTCAACCGGCCAAAATCTTCGGTGTCGAGATTCAGCGAGCCGATTGGATCGAGACGATGAGCGTCGAAGCCGGCACTGATTAATACGAGTTCGGGGCGACACTTGTCCGCAAACGATCCCAGGGTCTCTTCGAATGCCTTGAGATACTGCTCAGGTGTCGTGTTGGCCGGCAACGGCAGGTTGCGAATCGTCCCCAGACCTTTCCCCGTTCCTGTCTCCTCCGCTGCCCCGGTGCCGGGATAGAACGGCCAGCGATGAGCCGAGAAGAACCAGATCTGTTCGTCTTCGTACACCAGATCCTGCGTGCCGTTGCCGTGATGCACATCCCAATCGACGATCAGCACCCGCTTCAGGCCATGCCTTTTGACGGCATGCCGGGCGGCAACGACGACGTTATTCACCAGGCAGAACCCCATCGCCGAGTCGGCAACAGCGTGATGTCCCGGCGGCCGCATGGCGCAGAACGCCGTTCTCGCAGAACCGGAGATGACTGCATCGACCGCATCGATCGCGGTTTGGGCGGCCAGCAGGGCCACATCGTAAGAATCGGCACAGACCACAGTATCGGCGTCCCAGTTGCCTCCGCCATGAACCGCGAATTGATCGAGTCGATGCAGATAAGAGGCGGTGTGGACCGTTGTCAGCAGGTCGAGAAGTTCTTCACGATGCTCGGCATTGAACGGATCCTGTGCTTCCCGCGCCCGAAGATCAGCCGGATCAGCGGCAGCGAGAATCGGCTGCATCATCTTTTCGATGCTCTTGAGCCGGAGCGAAGTCTCCGGATGGCTGCCGGTTCGATGATCGAGGAACCGTTCGTCATGTAAGTAGAGACAACGAGTTGTTTCGTCGGCGACAGGCATGCTGATTCAGGAGGTATCCGCTGAAAAGCCGATGGAATCGGAAGGCTGCAGGGGCAGGCAACGTGAAAATACGAAGTTTGCAGGCTCACCATATTTTCATG is a genomic window of Rubinisphaera margarita containing:
- a CDS encoding outer membrane protein assembly factor BamB family protein, producing MTSVKLPAPVPRLCSRTVRWSLRLATVLVFCSVAVPSAWGQPLQILDPIIIDDQDPDDISGWYRVDVETDFQRRFQTLENLIAADRTLDAATALQSVIDYPSDFVVVTGEAESSLKRNLIPWVEDLSPEILKAYDTQFDPDCRHLISQWEQTGDASLLQEASRRYLHTKSGGTAAYKLANYYLDRGNFTASLMLFQRLMMIERHTKTLSPALDLQTAICISQLLSVDQANDFLAERLGDKPVKIGGQQLSGEQLREFIAARHDELAAQSTTETPLAPANWTMYRRDAARKQHAADYNMLPEQSWQTDLLPHLLPERLPRANWVSELIEALIEGLHHRELTTLPAWHPIIVEDRIIVSSFGNVAAFSRDDGQLLWRSSTGDRVFEFLLNESLIERANVIENGSVSELRDYIWQHLVADLVSSTLSSDGKRVYAVRGNGLATTRPVVGIVRDASNVAITPTDSNLLTAFDLETGQIRWQIGGIHGQGGDPDLAGHYFLGPPTIVNDSLFVMTENGAELFLVELDGRNGRVLWMQPLAHPLTPILEDRPRRLAGAMPTYMAPYLICSTNSGSIVAIDLHLREIAWMMPYLKFENSYGRSPFDRIDRRGARSMQRAVDLLDGDHWQDTVPVVSGDVLLVAPTDSQDLIAIDLHSGQQLWLEPRQDGMFVDVSPSGQILIVGKRSVRALSRDGKEIWTLPLAGDPPAGRGVFRGNTYDLPLQSDELWSIDPTTGKLLAASQHSAPLGNLFVSEDQLHAVGEGKLTAFKSLTQLQQEFSPEADTPRNATQLALEGQLHLHQGDIQQGLSLLQQAYSLDQSAQVARQITRTLLTADGATLELDERTIQELARLMVSTDHSAEMVFRYVQALRKLNRPVQGFEVVRSLLDSRKDSGELISVTAMRHVSIASLASGMVLDLYNDCNDTQRAELLASARTLLQNTTAPETLLHYHPLFVLPGLESEYRLTVCRLLDASSNPLLLERHLLWLISHGSLEFQAETLARMTELLLSRDRSAAAARFAARLRQDFPNTPALQQQTGQQLVEMWQTQHPSLQKLLSPEPVEPARYAYNVNVNPDQVAGSRGDIAVTVPLKVYQHSPWEDWTFSLLQTLELITGFDERGKEQWRFHLGTEIGRSTSHRLHLQGHLGIFQTDGEIYGLNGFDLSSKYAAKPTWSLRYGSGDLQGRGFLPSPVVHVLGPTPLMAGWSVEAGQLTPPVDQHLPIRDGDRIRVINPLTGTTQWEMQRPESEQPVVWAEDDSLFILPSSGRYCETVRLVDGGQSRKVDLPIHDELRALSGSVVVLWERINMQSGRLLGFDLKAGRTLWSLNVSGSIALAQLDHERLALFDVGPGTLRLLDPRSENPVFFTTEVADSPARSLYVTSDPQTWYVHLTSKPDSTSQNLGLEAGMDVNGPVVAISRDEPRKLWQSSIDQLRWIPGQSADLPFLIYGAKVEVIQRDENGELAQQYYKPTLRILDKQTGDLITELPEDVTGTLMRFVPDFDKNEFTFEFTSGAFTIQATKR
- a CDS encoding histone deacetylase family protein gives rise to the protein MPVADETTRCLYLHDERFLDHRTGSHPETSLRLKSIEKMMQPILAAADPADLRAREAQDPFNAEHREELLDLLTTVHTASYLHRLDQFAVHGGGNWDADTVVCADSYDVALLAAQTAIDAVDAVISGSARTAFCAMRPPGHHAVADSAMGFCLVNNVVVAARHAVKRHGLKRVLIVDWDVHHGNGTQDLVYEDEQIWFFSAHRWPFYPGTGAAEETGTGKGLGTIRNLPLPANTTPEQYLKAFEETLGSFADKCRPELVLISAGFDAHRLDPIGSLNLDTEDFGRLTRFVGEIARTHAKTRIVSLLEGGYDRDALAASVRTHVETLSSADLHSDRTGN